From the genome of Cystobacter fuscus DSM 2262:
CACGCTCGGTATCACCGGCTACGCCACCCTTCCCCTCTTCGCCCTGTTCCTCATGGCCTCCTGTGTCATCGGCTTCGGCTCGGGCGCCATCGACGCCGGGCTCAACACCTACGCCGCCCAGCACTTCGGCGCGCGCCACATGAACTGGCTGCACGCGGCCTACAGCACCGGCGCGGCCCTGGGTCCCGTGCTCACCACGGCGCTGCTCGCGCGCGACGCGGGATGGCGCGCGGGCTATGCCGTCATCGCCGCGCTGCTGGGCACCCTCGCGCTGTCCTTCGTGCTGATGCGCCGGCAATGGGACGGCGCCCCCGGGGCCTCCGCATCCACGGAGTCAGGTGGGGCGGGCGACGTGACGCCCACGGTGGGTGCCCTCGAGGCCCTGCGCCGCGCCCCGGTGTGGTTGCAGATCCTCATCTTCTTCATCTACACCGGCATCGAGGTCACCGCGGGCCAGTGGAGCTACACGCTCCTCACCGAGGAGCGCGGCCTGGGCACGGCGGAGGCGGGCACCTGGGTCAGCGTCTTCTGGGGATGCCTGCTCGCCGGACGCATCTCGCTCGGCTTCGTCATCGAGCGCATCGGCACCGTGCGGCTGCTGCGGCTGAGCACCGCGCTGGCCATCGTGGGCGCGCTCCTCTTCGCCCTTCCCTCGCTGCCTCCCGCGCTCGGGTTGGGCCTGCTGGGATTCTCCATCTCCTCCATTTTTCCAGCCCTCATGTCCGAGACCCCCCGAAGGGTGGGCCAGGACGCGGCCGCTCACGCGGTGGGCTTCCAGGTAAGCGCCGCGACGCTGGGGATCGCCGTCCTGCC
Proteins encoded in this window:
- a CDS encoding MFS transporter: MSAPTASTSPAPPRPLLLALAYLAFVSLGLPDAVLGVSWPSIRDTFALPQTGMGIILATGATSYFLSGLLVGRLMRALGVGLLLVVSTVLVTLGITGYATLPLFALFLMASCVIGFGSGAIDAGLNTYAAQHFGARHMNWLHAAYSTGAALGPVLTTALLARDAGWRAGYAVIAALLGTLALSFVLMRRQWDGAPGASASTESGGAGDVTPTVGALEALRRAPVWLQILIFFIYTGIEVTAGQWSYTLLTEERGLGTAEAGTWVSVFWGCLLAGRISLGFVIERIGTVRLLRLSTALAIVGALLFALPSLPPALGLGLLGFSISSIFPALMSETPRRVGQDAAAHAVGFQVSAATLGIAVLPSLAGLLGARFGLWVIGWQILGCVVLLTVLHEILSALTDRDSTATSREVMTRSVAQEK